A genomic window from Glycine soja cultivar W05 chromosome 10, ASM419377v2, whole genome shotgun sequence includes:
- the LOC114369177 gene encoding hippocampus abundant transcript-like protein 1 isoform X1: MLQRCTTNMSWLSGLRELRPLLHLLLPLSIHWVAEEMTVSVLVDVTTSALCPGESTCSKAIYINGFQQTIVGIFKMVVLPLLGQLSDEYGRKPLLLITISTAIFPFVLLVWHQSEEYVYAYYVLRTISNIISQGSIFCISVAYAADVVNESKRAAVFGWITGLLSASHVLGDVLAWSLPEKYIFAVSIVLLTSCPVYMKFFLVETVIPAPKNDRESGCWAKIVDVPRQRYISMRRAAEIVIFSPTLRGMALVSFFYELGMSGISSVLLYYLKAVFGFNKNQFSELLMMVGIGSIFSQMLLLPILNPLVGEKVILCSALLASIAYAWLYGLAWAPWVPYLSASFGIIYVLVKPATYAIISNASSSTNQGKAQTFIAGTQSISDLLSPIAMSPLTSWFLSSNAPFECKGFSIICASICMIISLCFACLLKPADTSSSNDIEGSQETPLLTDN; this comes from the exons ATGCTGCAAAGGTGCACAACAAACATGTCATGGTTGAGTGGCCTCAGAGAACTGAGGCCTTTGCTTCACTTGCTGCTGCCACTTAGCATCCATTGGGTAGCTGAGGAGATGACAGTTTCTGTTCTTGTTGATGTCACAACCTCTGCTTTGTGCCCTGGAGAGTCAACTTGCTCAAAAGCTATTTACATCAATGGGTTCCAACAAACG ATTGTTGGAATTTTCAAGATGGTGGTACTTCCACTACTGGGTCAGCTCTCAGATGAGTATGGCCGTAAACCCTTGCTCCTGATTACCATATCCACGGCTATATTTCCCTTTG TTTTACTTGTCTGGCATCAGTCTGAGGAATATGTCTATGCCTACTATGTGCTTCGCACAATTTCAAATATAATCAGTCAAGGGAGTATTTTCTGCATTTCTGTTGCATATGCA GCAGATGTTGTCAATGAAAGCAAAAGGGCAGCAGTATTTGGTTGGATTACTGGTCTCCTTTCTGCTTCACATGTTCTGGGGGATGTACTGGCTTGGTCTCTTCCTGAAAAGTACATTTTTGCG GTTTCAATAGTACTATTGACTTCTTGTCCTGTTTATATGAAATTCTTCCTTGTTGAAACGGTGATACCGGCTCCGAAAAATGATCGTGAGTCAGGTTGCTGGGCTAAAATTGTTGATGTTCCCCGACAAAGATATATATCTATGAGGAGAGCTGCGGAAATAGTAATTTTCAG tCCCACTTTGAGGGGCATGGCTCTTGTGTCCTTCTTTTATGAGCTGGGAATGTCAGGCATAAGCAGTGTTTTGCTG TACTATTTGAAAGCTGTTTTTGGTTTTAACAAAAATCAGTTCTCAGAACTTCTGATGATGGTGGGAATTGGTTCAATCTTTTCTCAG ATGTTGTTGCTTCCAATACTCAATCCATTGGTTGGAGAGAAAGTTATACTCTGCTCTGCCTTGCTTGCATCAATAGCATAT GCTTGGCTCTATGGATTAGCATGGGCACCTTGG GTACCATACTTAAGTGCCTCTTTTGGTATCATCTATGTCCTTGTGAAACCTGCC ACTTATGCTATTATTTCAAATGCGTCAAGCTCAACCAATCAG GGAAAAGCACAAACATTTATTGCTGGGACACAATCTATATCTGATTTGCTATCTCCTATTGCTATGAGTCCATTGACTT CATGGTTTTTATCTAGCAATGCTCCTTTTGAATGCAAAGGTTTTAGCATTATATGTGCATCCATATGCATG aTAATTTCTCTTTGTTTTGCTTGCTTGCTGAAGCCAGCTGATACTAGTTCGAGTAATGACATAGAGGGAAGCCAAGAGACCCCGCTTCTGACTGATAATTGA
- the LOC114369177 gene encoding hippocampus abundant transcript-like protein 1 isoform X2 — protein MLQRCTTNMSWLSGLRELRPLLHLLLPLSIHWVAEEMTVSVLVDVTTSALCPGESTCSKAIYINGFQQTIVGIFKMVVLPLLGQLSDEYGRKPLLLITISTAIFPFVLLVWHQSEEYVYAYYVLRTISNIISQGSIFCISVAYAADVVNESKRAAVFGWITGLLSASHVLGDVLAWSLPEKYIFAVSIVLLTSCPVYMKFFLVETVIPAPKNDRESGCWAKIVDVPRQRYISMRRAAEIVIFSPTLRGMALVSFFYELGMSGISSVLLMLLLPILNPLVGEKVILCSALLASIAYAWLYGLAWAPWVPYLSASFGIIYVLVKPATYAIISNASSSTNQGKAQTFIAGTQSISDLLSPIAMSPLTSWFLSSNAPFECKGFSIICASICMIISLCFACLLKPADTSSSNDIEGSQETPLLTDN, from the exons ATGCTGCAAAGGTGCACAACAAACATGTCATGGTTGAGTGGCCTCAGAGAACTGAGGCCTTTGCTTCACTTGCTGCTGCCACTTAGCATCCATTGGGTAGCTGAGGAGATGACAGTTTCTGTTCTTGTTGATGTCACAACCTCTGCTTTGTGCCCTGGAGAGTCAACTTGCTCAAAAGCTATTTACATCAATGGGTTCCAACAAACG ATTGTTGGAATTTTCAAGATGGTGGTACTTCCACTACTGGGTCAGCTCTCAGATGAGTATGGCCGTAAACCCTTGCTCCTGATTACCATATCCACGGCTATATTTCCCTTTG TTTTACTTGTCTGGCATCAGTCTGAGGAATATGTCTATGCCTACTATGTGCTTCGCACAATTTCAAATATAATCAGTCAAGGGAGTATTTTCTGCATTTCTGTTGCATATGCA GCAGATGTTGTCAATGAAAGCAAAAGGGCAGCAGTATTTGGTTGGATTACTGGTCTCCTTTCTGCTTCACATGTTCTGGGGGATGTACTGGCTTGGTCTCTTCCTGAAAAGTACATTTTTGCG GTTTCAATAGTACTATTGACTTCTTGTCCTGTTTATATGAAATTCTTCCTTGTTGAAACGGTGATACCGGCTCCGAAAAATGATCGTGAGTCAGGTTGCTGGGCTAAAATTGTTGATGTTCCCCGACAAAGATATATATCTATGAGGAGAGCTGCGGAAATAGTAATTTTCAG tCCCACTTTGAGGGGCATGGCTCTTGTGTCCTTCTTTTATGAGCTGGGAATGTCAGGCATAAGCAGTGTTTTGCTG ATGTTGTTGCTTCCAATACTCAATCCATTGGTTGGAGAGAAAGTTATACTCTGCTCTGCCTTGCTTGCATCAATAGCATAT GCTTGGCTCTATGGATTAGCATGGGCACCTTGG GTACCATACTTAAGTGCCTCTTTTGGTATCATCTATGTCCTTGTGAAACCTGCC ACTTATGCTATTATTTCAAATGCGTCAAGCTCAACCAATCAG GGAAAAGCACAAACATTTATTGCTGGGACACAATCTATATCTGATTTGCTATCTCCTATTGCTATGAGTCCATTGACTT CATGGTTTTTATCTAGCAATGCTCCTTTTGAATGCAAAGGTTTTAGCATTATATGTGCATCCATATGCATG aTAATTTCTCTTTGTTTTGCTTGCTTGCTGAAGCCAGCTGATACTAGTTCGAGTAATGACATAGAGGGAAGCCAAGAGACCCCGCTTCTGACTGATAATTGA